gctcCTATCCCCTCCCTGAAACTAGGGCAGAGGCCAAGCATGTCCCAGGGAatcacaccccccacccccctgggcTTGATGGCCGTCCCTGGCTCTCAGGAAGAGGACCCTGCTGTATTTATtctgggaggcagagggcaggggtgaggcggagggtgggggtgggggtgggggggtgaggcCGGAGGTCACACAGGATGCAGCTTTTAAGAACCTGGTAGAGCCTCTCCCCCAGTGTCTCGTCCTTCCAGCCTGCGGTTGGCTTGATGGACTTGAAGGGCATTGGGCCCAGGCCGACAGCTCCAGAGTGGGGAAGTGCCCGGGGCCGGTGTGGGCAGCAGGAGCCTGGGAAAGTCGGGCGCCTGGCCTAGGGCCGCTCTGTGCCTGCCTGGTCCCGTCTGGGGCGGAGCCTCCTCTGCTGTCTGTCCGTCACAGTGGATGTATCCTGGGGCACCGGGCCGCCGCGGGGTCACCCGGGACCCACTGGCAGCATGTCGTGTGCCCGTGTGGGGGCACTGTGGCGGCGGCCCGGCTGCAGGCTTCAGACTGACCCTGTGGTTGCTCGCTGGGCAGGAGCTACGTCGTGGACTAACTGCCTCTAGTGACTGGTGGGCAGCTGCGCAGAAGGGCCCAGGCTGTGGGCCACGAGGCCTTGTTGGCCTGTGTGAGTTGTGTGTGTGAGGCTGTGTGAGGTgtgggagggcatggcagcagCCCTGCGCCGGAAAGGCACGCTGGTTTCTGTTTCAAAGGGCAGGGTTTGTGGTTAGTCTTTAGTTTCTGATCTGGGCATTTCCCGTGTTCAGCTGTTCCTCCCATCCTGGGAACCCTGTCTCCTAGGCCTGTGACTCAgtctccctccctgtcccccctGCTTTCACCTGAGCGTAACTCTTCGTTTGAAGAACTCCACTCCCGTTTTTTGCTGCCCCTCCCCCCGTCGGGGTGCCTGCTTTTCCACTTGTTTGTTCAGTCGTTCAGCAAGCTCTGGATGGCCTTGCTGGCCCCGGGAAAGATGAAGAACACACAGAAGCGCCCTTAGCGGTTACTTCAGGGGGTGTTTCCAGATTGGATCTCTGGTGGCAGAGAATGGAGTCTGGGAGGCAGACCGTCCCTGGCTGGGGACCAAGGTaaagtgatggacaggaagcatGACTGTTCTTGGCCCCAGCCCAGCTGCGTTGGGATGGAGCAGAGATCGGCGAGCGGTAGGGCACTGAACCCCATCACAGAGGCCCTGAAGGCCGAAGAAGGAGTGGGTTCTCCCTCTTGAGCCACCTTGGGAGGACCAGAACAATGTCCTACACAGACTTGGGGGCTCGGGAAGGATGGCTGGGTGGTGAGAACTGGAGGGCCGGCAGGAAAGCAGGGGCTTCCGGCTGGGGACCAGGCCCTGGGGTTGCTGAGGGCATGGAGTAGGGCCCAGGTAGGACCAGCAGTGCTTTGGCAGGGGGCTGGGCATGGGGCCAGAGTGATGCCGCTGTCTGAGGTGAGGGGATAGATGGGGCACGGCTGTGGCTAGAGGGACTGGGTGGTGTGTGCTTGGGCCAGGAGGGCTCGTGGGGGAGGCGGGCCCAGCAGCGTGCTGGCACCGCTCCTGGCTCCAGGTCTTCCGGGCCAGTCTGGGTCGAGAACCTCTGAAGAGGCTCCGGAGCCAAGGGAGCGCTCAGTCATTTCTGGCGGCtacgccaggctcccctctttTGACCTCCCTGAATCTGTGTCTTCATCTGGCCTGGAAAGGCTGTCCTCTGTGTACGGTCCCAGCCTGGGGACTGTGCAGCTGtgccctccccaggcctggggtCACATTCTGTGCACCTGCTCCAACCGCAGACCCCCAAGACCCGTCAGGGAGCTGGAGGGAGGCTTGAGTGAGCGCCCACCATGTGCCACCTCCAGGGCGGGGCGCTCTGGGCTGTTGGACCTGAGCTCAGCAACCCCTCCCCGTGCCGCCTACTGTCACCTGCCTTCACGGGAACACAGTGGGGTCAGAGTGGTTGTTCCTCtgccgaggtcacacagctaaggtGAGCTGGAGCTGGGAGTCTAGTCCTGGCAGGCCCACCCCCGAGTCCACGCAGGTCTCTTCTGGAGGAATTCAGTCACAAGCTGTTTGCTCTAGAGGTGGTAAAACCCAGATGGAGAGAAGTTAAATGAGTCACTCAGCGTGGTCTGAGTTAGTGGCTGAGGCAGTTTGTCTGCTGCTCCGACCCGGTGCTTCCCTCGTCTAAGCTGCGCGGCCAGGGTGGGAGCCGTCCGTGGGCAACCCTGCTCTTGCTGGGACTTGCTCGGGGATGTTTAGGGGATGGGTCATTGGGGCTGCATCAGGTCTGTTGGCCCAGTGCCTGCTCCCCGCCTTGGACTCTGAGACCCATTTGGGCCTGCCCCTCCTCAGCCTGAACCTTGGGACTTCACCATTCAGTTGGTGCACTTTTGTGTCAGGAAATGGTCCTCAGACTTTCAGTCGTGGgtccctatttttctttctcgAGTCCGGCTTTCTCCAGGTCAGAGTGACCCTGTGTTGTCAGGGAGGGAGCGTGCAGAGCACAGAGCTCCATGTTCCCCCAGACCCCCAGCTTTTAGCAGAGCTCTGCCCGGAGACAGAGCGCagctctcttccctcccccagtGGGTCTGAGTGGTCTTGACTCTGCCCCCGAGGGGCCGTCTCTTTCGGTGGTCCTCTCTGAAGAGGGTGTGGGAACGGGCGGGGAGCCCAGGCAGCCCTGCTCACCTTGGGAGGCCTGAGCCTGACCTTGGCCTCTTCCTGCCCTCCCAGTTGACATTCGAGAAATCAAGGAGATCCGCCCAGGGAAGACCTCACGGGACTTCGATCGCTACCAAGAGGATCCTGCTTTTCGACCAGACCAGTCCCACTGTTTCGTCATCCTGTATGGAATGGAATTTCGCCTGAAGACCCTGAGCCTCCAAGGTGGAgctgaggggctggaggaggcggGAGGTTGGGGGGCGCAGCCCAGCCCCAGGCTCAGCTCTTTATCCCCTCCTCACAGCCACATCTGAAGACGAAGTGAACATGTGGATCAAGGGCCTGACTTGGTTGATGGAGGACACGTTGCAGGCAGCCACACCCCTGCAGATTGAGAGGTGAGAACCCCCTCCTGATGGGTGAGCTTGGGGCGCCGGGCCCTCGGGAGCAGGGCAGGGACTCCCGGGCCTCTGCGCCCAAGCCTGCCTGCCGGTCTCCTCCCCAGGCCTGGTCTCACTTCAGGCTCCTCTCCCACCAGGTGGCTGCGGAAGCAGTTCTACTCAGTGGACCGGAACCGTGAGGACCGGTGGGTGCTGAGCTGGGGCCCTATCCTGGCAGGGTGGGTTGGGGTGACCAGAACAGTGGCCCCGCTTCGAGAACTGGAGGACCTGCCTCACGCACAGCCAGGGGTGGGCAGGCCGTCTGGTACAGGCACTTCCTGCAGTCAGCTATCCGAGGGCCTGTGCCAGCTGGTGGGGAGGCCAGCGACGATAAGCCAGGTGCACCGCTGCTGTGGGCAGAGGCGGGAGTGCAGAACCAGCTCTGGGTGTGCTGTAGTGTGTTTGGGGGGTGCCTTGGAGCTCACAcaggaccttccctggtggctcagacggtaaagcatctgcctacaatgcaggagacctgggttcaatccctgggtagggaagatctcctggagagggaaatggcaacccacgccagtatctTATTgcctggaaggtcccctggatggaggagtctggtaggctacagtccatggggtcacaaagagtcggacacgatggagtgCCTTCActtgccttttccttttggaGCTCATGTCTTTGAGGCCACGGTGTGACAGCCAGAGGGGCTACAGAGATGTGGGTCAAAGGCCAGGAGGTGGATGAGGAGGACCGCTGGCGGTGGGGAGAGGCGGGCACCACGGAAGGTTTTGAAGAGAAGTGTGATGTGACCTGAGGTCAATTGCACAGGGCGGCGGGTGGGTGGAGAGCTCACTTACGGGGAAGCGGCTCCGACGCTCCCAGTAAAGACAACGGCTAGGTCAGGGTGGGGTGTTAGGAAGGGGTTGGATTTCGGCGGGGCTATATTTTTGAAGATAGAGCTCAATGGAATTTGCTAACACATCAGTTCTGGAGTGTGAAGGAGAGTTGAGGTTTATATTAAGCTTTTTGGTTTAAGCATCTAGAAAGGCGGGTTGCCCTTGACTGAGATAGGGAAGACTCTGAGAGGGACATATTTGAGGGGGTGAGTCCCGCGATGCCCGTAGATGGTTGGGTAGAAGCGTTGAGCAGGCAGGTGGGTAGAATGAGCTCAGGGACAATGCTGGCCAGAGATGGGACCCAGGGAGCACAGCACATAGCGGGTTGGGGAGGCTAGAGGCGCCTGCAGGCAAACACAGCAAGGAAAGATGAGGGGGCTGGTGGCCGATCCCAGCCTGGGCTGCTTGTCCACTGGGGCCTGGGGCGGTGAGGagctgaggaaagaggaaaaccGGAGGAGGCAGatccctggaagcccagggaGGAGGGTCTGGGTGGCTGCGCCATGCCTGTCACGTGGGGACGACCAAGAGCTGTCGGCAGCCTCGAGGCTGACGGTGGAGGGGTGGACACGGTCCCGGGAGTGAGCGGAGCCTGGGTGGCCCCTTGAGAGCACCGCTGTGAGGAGGAGCGGAGAAGGGGCGGCTGCTGGAGGAAGCAGGGCAGGCGGGTGGGGGCGGTCTCAACCTGCGTGAGGTGCTGCTGGCAAGGAGTCCACGGAAGGAAGGCCAGGTGAGGCAGGTTTCCTAACCCGCCCCGGGAgggccctgcctgccccctcctgGGTGACCGAGGCCAGGCAAGCGCTGGCTGGGAGAGAGCGGGACTGCCGGGGCCAGAGGGGACGTGCCCGCCTTCCCCTCCGTGTTGCCCCCTCCCAGGAGagaaggcctccctgtccccatctttttcttcctgttgCCTGGCCGAGCATGGTCCTCTGCCCCATCCTCAGGTTGCCTCGGAAGGCAGGGCACTTCTGTGAGGTCCTGGGACCATGCCTTGTCGCCAGCACTGGTGCTTGGCTAAGACGGGTCTTTCCTCTGCTCCCTGAGGAGGCGCTGACTCCCTGGGCAGTGGGCGGGGAGTCCTGTGAGCTGCCTGCCCGTGAGGGCACCAGGGTTTGAGAGTGAGGCTGAAGGGGCTCCAGGGGGCCACAGCAGGGGCTGCCTCCCTCTGTGCCTGGAGGCCGTAGAGAGGAAGGGCCTTCCCTCGGTCACCCCGGCTCTGAGCCAGGCTCACCATCAGGGCTGCAGGGCCCAGAGTGGTGCTGTTTACCTGCCCAGCCCCAGGTGGACTCGGCCTGCAGGTCAGAGGTTGTGAGAGGTGGGGCTGAGGCCGCTGGCGGTGTCCCTGTCTCCTCAGGATATCAGCCAAGGACCTGAAGAACATGCTGTCCCAGGTCAACTACCGGGTCCCCAACATGCGCTTCCTCCGGGAGCGGCTGACGGTGAGGGCCTGCGGGCTGGCTGCAGGCGGGCAGGGAGCGCGGCCGCCCCCCGCCCTGGTGGGCCCTGACCGGTGGTCCCGCTCTGTCTCCAGGACCTGGAGCAGCGCCCCAGCGACATCACCTACGGGCAGTTCGCGCAGCTGTACCGTAGCCTCATGTACAGCGCCCAGAAGACGGTGCATgagccccctgccccgccccgtgcccccgcccccaccctcaccctgcTCGCCTTGGCCCTGCTTGGGGGCGGCGGGTGCCGTGCGTCCGGTCTTCTCCCTGTGAGGCCTGCCCCTTTGCGTTGCCCTAGCCTTTCTTCCCGAGAGCCCCTTGCCCATGGGGCCTCCCCGGGTTCTCGCGCTGACCCGGTTCTGTCTCCTGCAGATGGACCTTCCCTTCCTGGAAGCCAGCGCCCTGAGGTTTGGTCTGAAGTGGGGAGGTGGGCTTCtccccaggcccccctgtccctcCCCTGGTTGATTCCCCGGGCAAGAGGGAGACcgaggagggtgggggtgggcgccCCCCCGGACTGTCCTGGGCAGCTGTGCGGGCCCGGAGCTGGGCGCCGCCTTCCAAGGGGCCCCCATTGTCCGTGGGCCACGCTAGCCAGCTGGCCGCCAGGCACTTCCCTTCTGTCCTGCAGGGCGGGGGAGCGGCCGGAGCTCTGCCGGGTGTCCCTTCCTGAGTTCCAGCAGTTCCTCCTCGAGTACCAGGGGGTAGGACTGGGCCGGGCTTGGGCCGGGGTGCTGGCTGGGGGTCTGGGCTCGCCTGCGGCTGGAGGCCTCTCACAtgccccatctcccaccccatcagGAGCTGTGGGCGGTGGACCGGCTCCAGGTACAGGAGTTCATGCTCAGCTTCCTCCGAGACCCCTTGCGAGAGATTGAGGAGCCTTACTTCTTCCTGGACGAGGTCCGCAGTGTCCCCCGCCTGGACTGACCCCCTCCTGTACCAGCTGGTGCTGTGGTGCAAGGCAGGGGCTCATCTTTCTCTCCACATTTGTTCCCGGGCAGTTCGTCACCTTCCTGTTCTCCAAGGAGAACAGCATATGGAACTCGCAGCTAGACGCCGTGTGTCCCGACACCATGAACAACCCCCTGTCCCACTACTGGATCTCCTCCTCGCACAACACGTGAGTGGCGCCCTTGGCCCCTGGCCTgactctgggaggtggggctTGCCTGACACCCCGCCCCCCATCTCCCCGTCCAGGTACCTGACCGGGGACCAGTTCTCCAGCGAGTCCTCCCTGGAAGCCTACGCTCGCTGCCTGCGGATGGGCTGCCGCTGCATCGAGTGTGCGTGGGACCCTGGGGCAGGGGTCTGGGGCGAGGTGGGCGGGGAGATGGGGGTGGAGCCTGCCCACTTGACTGTTGTCACCTTGCTCCCTAGTGGACTGCTGGGACGGCCCGGATGGGATGCCGGTCATTTACCACGGACACACTCTGACCACCAAGATCAAGTTCTCGGACGTCCTGCACACCATCAAGGAGCATGCCTTTGTGGCCTCAGAGTGAGTGGCCAGGGCTCAGCCCCACCTCTCCTGGGTCCCTGTgagagcccccagcccctggccctgccttctgcctcctgCCAGCTGCTAGAGCCCTTGCTGCCCGAGCTGCTCACTTCTTGCCCGCTTGGCCCACCCGCCTGCTCCGTGGGTCCTCCTCAGCCTGTGGAACACACTCAAGCTCTTCATCTTCAGAGACCAGTTCTGTAGGCCTGGGCCTGTGAGGTTGTTGTCCTGCCAGCCCCTTTCCTATCACAACTCAGAGAATCGTGTGTGCTCCACTCTGCAGTTCCTATTGTTTCCCCAAACCGTGGTCACTAGCCTCTCCCACCCCATTGAGAGGATCACCAGGGGCCCCCAGTAGCTAAATTGGGAGGCTGTTCATCACCACTCCTGACCTGGGTGTAGGATGTCACTCCTCGCTGCTGGGGCAGCTCCATGAAGGGACCAACTCTGGGAATGCGTGTCTGTGGCAGTCCCAGTTGGCCTGGGTTTATTGCTGCACCCAAAGTTCCACCTCTTCTCTGGGGTAGCTCCCCTCCAGAGAGGACCTTGAGCCCTAGGCCCCTGACACCTCACTCTGGGAGGGTGTGAGCCGTGACCCCTGGGAATCAcggggtctcctgtgttacaCACTGTTCCCCTGCCCTGCAGGTACCCGGTCATCCTGTCCATTGAGGACCACTGCAGCATTGCTCAGCAGAGGAACATGGCCCAGTATTTCAAGAAGGTGCTCGGGGACACACTCCTCACCAAGCCCGTGGACATTGCAGCCGATGGGCTCCCTTCCCCCAACCAGCTCAAGAGGAAGATCCTTATCAAGGTGGGATCTGGGGGGGTGGGGCACGCCTCCGCTTCAGTGGTGGGTCCAGGcttgggggaggaggtgggggcctGGGATGCCAGTTCTGGCCTATCGCCCACAGCACAAGAAGTTGGCTGAGGGCAGTGCCTACGAGGAGGTGCCTACATCGGTGATGTACTCCGAGAACGACATCAGCAACTCCATAAAGAATGGCATCCTCTACCTGGAAGACCCCGTGAACCACGTGAGCACTGGGCCGGGCTGGGCCGGGGGGCGGCCGCGCAGAGGGCCCTGTCACAGGCCCCCGCCCGTCTCTTCCAGGAGTGGTACCCCCACTACTTCGTCCTGACCAGCAGCAAGATCTACTACTCAGAGGAGACAAGCAGCGACCAGGGCAACGAGGACGAGGAGGAGCCCAAGGAGGTGAGGGCTGGCCCTTGGCCAGGGTTCGGGCTGGGGGCCGGGTCCAGGTCACCAAGCGTCTCTGCGGTCGCCCTCCGCCTTGCAGGCCAGCGGCAGCACAGAGCTGCACTCCAACGAGAAGTGGTTCCACGGGAAGCTCGGGGCCGGCCGGGACGGGCGGCACATCGCCGAGCGCCTGCTCACCGAGTACTGCATCGAGACCGGGGCCCCCGACGGCTCCTTCCTCGTGCGTGAGAGCGAGACCTTCGTGGGCGACTACACGCTCTCCTTCTGGTAACCCTCCCGGCACCACCAGGGGCTGCGTGGGTcccatgcacacacaggcacatgtgcacacacgcaGACACGCGGCCAGTGTGGAGCCCCCCGCCCGAGCCTTCCTTCCGGCGCTGCCTCCCGGAGCCCTGGTGCCCTGCAGTGGGTGGTGTGTGGGTGCCATCCCGCCTGCTGCTCACGGCCTCCTTGTCCCCTCAGGCGGAACGGCAAAGTCCAGCACTGCCGGATCCACTCCCGACAGGACGCGGGCACCCCCAAGTTCTTCCTGACGGACAACCTGGTCTTCGACTCCCTCTATGACCTCATCACGCACTACCAGCAGGTGCCCCTGCGCTGCAACGAATTTGAGATGCGCCTCTCAGAGCCGGTGCCGCAGACCAACGCGCACGAGAGCAAAGAGTGAGGGACGGGCCGGGGCGCGGACCTGGGGCGGGATGGGGGTGTGGCGGGGGCTTGGACCTGGGCCAGGGCGGGGGTGTGGCGGGGGCACAGACCTGGGCTGGGGCGGGGATGCTGCTGGGGTGCAGGCCTGGGCCGGGGTGGGGGTATGGCGGGGGCGTGGACCTGGGGCGGGATGGGGGTGCGGCAGGGGCGCGGGATGGGAGTGTGGCAGGGGCTCAGAcctgggctggggcgggggtgcgGCTGGGGCGCGGGCCTGGGCCGGGGGCATGGATGCGGGGTGGGATGGGAGCATGgatctggggtggggcaggggcttgGACCTGGGGCGGGATGGAGGCATGGACCTGGGGCTGAGAGACGGGCCCAggggcggcgcggggcggggctgacTCAGACTGTCCGTCCACAGGTGGTACCACGCCAGCCTGACCAGAGCGCAGGCCGAGCACATGCTGATGCGTGTGCCCCGGGACGGGGCCTTCCTGGTGCGGAAACGGAACGAGCCCAACTCCTACGCCATCTCCTTCCGGTgagggggctgccctgggggaCTGGAGGCGCTGCGGGGCATCCCTGGTGCCGGCCCACTGACCCCgtgtggctcctctgtccctgtcaAGGGCTGAGGGCAAGATCAAGCACTGCCGCGTCCAGCAGGAGGGCCAGACCGTGATGCTGGGCAACTCGGAGTTTGACAGCCTGGTCGACCTCGTCAGCTACTACGAGAAGCACCCTCTGTACCGCAAGATGAAGCTGCGCTACCCCATCAACGAGGAGGCTTTGGAGAAGATCGGCACGGCTGTGAGTGCCTGGGGGGTGGCAGGCAGGGTGCCAGAGACCTGCGGGCCCTCCCGGAACTGCCAGGCTGACTGCAGGGCAGGCCAGCACCCAGCAGTCCCAGGGTGGATGCAAGGGCAGAGCGGCCCGCCTGCTGCTGGGGGGCCTGCCAGCCCAGCAGAGAGCCAGGGAGGCGTCCCCAAGGGAgggcctctgtgtgtgtctgtgaggtgGGGACAGTTGGGTGGGTGAGGAGTGGGGGAACGGGTTTCAGCAGAACCATCCCTGTGGGCTGGAGGGTGGGGTGCAGTAGGGAGGTCCCAGAGTTCATGCAGGGAGGGGGTCCACCCGGGGTTGAGGGCAAGGCAGGGGCTCAGAGGCTACAGAGATGTGTTTGAGGAGGgcagagccactggggaagccagcgTGAAGGCAGGCTGTGGTGCGGGGGCCATGTGGGCCCTGGGTAAGGATCACAGCCGCAGCAAGGACAGCGGGGCCCCAGCAGAATGGCCACTCAAGACTCTCGTCCTTAGGGGGCCCAGGGGGCCAGGGCGAGGGTCGCCCGCTGGGGCTGGAGCCTGAGAGGACGTGGGGTGGAGGCGGCTTCAGGAGCAGCATGACCTCAGAGTCGTGGACTGGGTGGTCAAGATAAgagtgaggagagaggaggggcggTCTAGGCTCCTGAGGTTGGGGACCCTGGCGGACCAGGTGTGAAAGGGGTGGATGGGCAGCCTGGGGAGGAAGGGACATGGAAGCCAGCAGCCACTTTCACCTCTGGTCGTTAACATGGCCCGTTCTGTCCCATTTCCAGGAGCCTGACTACGGCGCGCTGTACGAGGGCCGCAACCCTGGCTTCTATGTGGAGGCGAACCCCATGCCCACGTTCAAGGTATAGCCTTGGGCTCTGGGCGCAGGAAGCTGGGgagggtccctggctgtggggtgcAGGGTGGCCTGCGGTCTCTGTGCAGAAGTGGTATTTGTGGTTTCCCGAGGCCCAAGAGGTGTCGTGAAGTCTGTGGTTGGTGTATGACCACAGCTCTCCCAGGGCTGACCCCAGCCACTGTCCTGGGGTCAGCACTGACCCTTCCAGACTCCTCCCTGGGGTGACCCCTGTTTCCTTCCTGGTGGCAgccggtggggggtggggcacacTGGCTGTTGCTGAGCTTCGTCAGACAGGAGGCTCTTCCTCTTTGGGGCCTTGTTTCTAAGGGGTGAGGATCTGGgcccttttcctcattttttctcAGCAGTAGGGAGCTTGGGACAAGATTCCTTCTCCTACTTTGGAGATGCAGAATGCTGGGGTCCCAGCCACACCCCGAGCCATCCCAGTCTTAGAGGAGGCGCTCAGCACCTCCCACACCAGCTTCCGGGTCTGACTCCTGGGGCCCAGGGTGGGGGCTTGCGAGGTGCCCCCGAACCCAAAGGAGCGTCCCTCCAGAAGCCCTGGCTCACCCGTCCATTTGCCCGGGCGCCTCCTGCAGGTCCCGGGGAGGGCAGTCACGAAGGCTGGTGCACATGCAGCCATGGgtgggagaggagcaggcggcctGTCTGCTGGACTGGGGCTTCTCTCCCGCAGTGCGCCGTCAAAGCTCTCTTCGACTACAAGGCGCAGCGGGAGGACGAGCTGACGTTCACCAAGAGTGCCATCATCCAGAACGTGGAGAAGCAAGAGGGAGGCTGGTGAGCCCCCGAGAGCCCCTGGTGCGGGCCAGGCACCCTGAGTGCTGGCCACGTACATGCGAGAGGGGCTTGGGAGAAATGGGTCTGTGTGGGCCCCAATGCACCCCCAGGGCTGCTCCCTCTCGGGAGTTTGGGGTGGTCCTTGGGGGTCAGCACCCTGCGGCTTCCACAGGTGGCGGGGTGATTATGGTGGGAAGAAGCAGCTGTGGTTCCCTTCAAACTACGTGGAGGAGATGGTCAGCCCGGCGGCCCTGGAGCCCGAGAGGGAGGTGAGACCAGGGCCGCGCTGGTGGGAGGGATTCCCAGGTCCACCCCCCACACGGCGTCCACTCCCCACACGGTATCCATGTGCACGGCACTCCCATGTGAGATCCCATCACCACGTGCAGGCCGCAGTCTGGTGAACATGGGCCATACGCGTGTGGTTTCGTGTTCGTCTGTCGGGTGTATTTCTCATGTGCACCCAGACACCCCCTCGTGTGCACACAGCAGGCTTGCTGACCCTGTGGACTTTGCCTCCCACAGCACTTGGACGAGAACAGCCCACTCGGGGACTTGCTGCGGGGGGTCCTGGATGTGCCGGCTTGTCAGATAGGTGAGCCCGCAGCCCTTCTTCTGGCTCTCAGGGACGGGCTGTCCCTGGTGGTTCTCTGCATGCTCGGAGCGAGGAAACTGAGGGTTGGACCCCCACAGGCTGCCCTCGTTCTGAGCTCTCCCCACTCCTGGACGCCTCGGTACCCTTctggccccccgccccccagctctGAGGCCTGCGTGCTTGCCCTGTGCACACACCAGGGACAGTGGCATTGGCGAGCTAAGTCCACAGTCCTGGCGGGCTGGTCCTTGGCTGAGACAGATTTAGAGATGGGGTCAGGGGCTTGTCTCCGGGCTGCCCGTCCTCCATCCTGAAGAGGAAGGGAGTGAGCTCCGCCCGcgcctggggtggggcgggggctaAGCCCCGTGTCCCcagctctcctctccttcctccctccagccATCCGTCCCGAGGGCAAGAACAACCGGCTGTTCGTCTTCTCCATCAGCATGGCCTCGGTGGCACACTGGTCCCTGGACGTGGCTGCCGACTCGCAGGAGGAGCTGCAGGACTGGGTGAAGAAGATCCGGGAGGTGGCGCAGACGGCGGACGCCAGGGTGAGAGCCTGCGCTGGTCCTCTAGCCACGGGGCAGCCCCCGCCGCCTGGCAGGGGCCCGAGGGACATGTGTGCTCCGCGGCGTGGCACCGTGTGGGTGTGTTGAGTTTGAGATACACCCAGGACGCTTCTGAATGGCTCTGCGTAGTGACCAGTTGGTATCAAGGGCCGAGGTGAGAGGTTCAGTCCTGGGCTGGAAGCAGGAGTGTAGGTGCCCAGGGTTTAGGGCGAGGTGGTACAGGTTGGGAGCAGGGCGTGACCTCTGAGGACGTGGGTGTTGAGAAAGAGAGGCCGGGACGAGCAGGACAGCGAGGCAGGGTGTCTGACGCGCGAAGGGCCGCCAAGCAGACGGCAGGGCCAGACGCTCAAAAGTGCCGGTCGGAGTCGGCTGTGGCCGCGGGAGGTCGCAGCTGGGTGGGATGGCGGTGGGCCTTGGCGGGTGGAAGGCAAGGGCGCCGCCTGTGCAGGGCAGGACGGTGGAAGGACCAGCttctggaggagagaggagggcgtGCTGGCTGGGGTGCGGGAATCCTGCCAGATGCCACTCGTGCAGGGTTGGGTGGAGGGGCTGCGGGACGCACCGTGGCTGCTCTGGAGAAAGGACGCCCGCAGGCCAAGTCGAGAGGGCCGGGTGCGGAGGACTTGGAGCCAAGCAGGGCCTGGAAGGACCAGGCCCAAAGGATCCAGTGTTTGAAGGAATGGATCCTGAGGTTCAGGctgtggagggaaggaggagcTCAAGAACAGGAGCTGCTTCTGGAAGGAAGTGGGCCTGCACGGGCCCGGGGGCCGCACGGGGTGCTAGTGAGGGATGTGCTAGGGCTGAAGTCTGGCGGTGGCGGGTGGGTGGTTGTGTTGAGAAAGAATTGCGGGGTGAGGGGTGAGGCTTCTGGGCCAGG
This genomic interval from Cervus canadensis isolate Bull #8, Minnesota chromosome 10, ASM1932006v1, whole genome shotgun sequence contains the following:
- the PLCG1 gene encoding 1-phosphatidylinositol 4,5-bisphosphate phosphodiesterase gamma-1, translated to MAGAASPCANGCGPGAPSDAEVLHLCRSLEVGTVMTLFYSKKSQRPERKTFQVKLETRQITWSRGADKIEGAIDIREIKEIRPGKTSRDFDRYQEDPAFRPDQSHCFVILYGMEFRLKTLSLQATSEDEVNMWIKGLTWLMEDTLQAATPLQIERWLRKQFYSVDRNREDRISAKDLKNMLSQVNYRVPNMRFLRERLTDLEQRPSDITYGQFAQLYRSLMYSAQKTMDLPFLEASALRAGERPELCRVSLPEFQQFLLEYQGELWAVDRLQVQEFMLSFLRDPLREIEEPYFFLDEFVTFLFSKENSIWNSQLDAVCPDTMNNPLSHYWISSSHNTYLTGDQFSSESSLEAYARCLRMGCRCIELDCWDGPDGMPVIYHGHTLTTKIKFSDVLHTIKEHAFVASEYPVILSIEDHCSIAQQRNMAQYFKKVLGDTLLTKPVDIAADGLPSPNQLKRKILIKHKKLAEGSAYEEVPTSVMYSENDISNSIKNGILYLEDPVNHEWYPHYFVLTSSKIYYSEETSSDQGNEDEEEPKEASGSTELHSNEKWFHGKLGAGRDGRHIAERLLTEYCIETGAPDGSFLVRESETFVGDYTLSFWRNGKVQHCRIHSRQDAGTPKFFLTDNLVFDSLYDLITHYQQVPLRCNEFEMRLSEPVPQTNAHESKEWYHASLTRAQAEHMLMRVPRDGAFLVRKRNEPNSYAISFRAEGKIKHCRVQQEGQTVMLGNSEFDSLVDLVSYYEKHPLYRKMKLRYPINEEALEKIGTAEPDYGALYEGRNPGFYVEANPMPTFKCAVKALFDYKAQREDELTFTKSAIIQNVEKQEGGWWRGDYGGKKQLWFPSNYVEEMVSPAALEPEREHLDENSPLGDLLRGVLDVPACQIAIRPEGKNNRLFVFSISMASVAHWSLDVAADSQEELQDWVKKIREVAQTADARLTEGKMMERRKKIALELSELVVYCRPVPFDEEKIGTERACYRDMSSFPETKAEKYVNKAKGKKFLQYNRLQLSRIYPKGQRLDSSNYDPLPMWICGSQLVALNFQTPDKPMQMNQALFLAGGHCGYVLQPSVMRDEAFDPFDKSSLRGLEPCAICIEVLGARHLPKNGRGIVCPFVEIEVAGAEYDSIKQKTEFVVDNGLNPVWPAKPFHFQISNPEFAFLRFVVYEEDMFSDQNFLAQATFPVKGLKTGYRAVPLKNNYSEDLELASLLVKIDVFPAKENGDLSPFGGASLRERSCDASGPLFHGRAREGSFEARYQQPFEDFRISQEHLADHFDGRDRRAPRRTRVNGDNRL